A window of Ipomoea triloba cultivar NCNSP0323 chromosome 2, ASM357664v1 contains these coding sequences:
- the LOC116009836 gene encoding protein ENDOSPERM DEFECTIVE 1-like, which yields MAEAVSEAGDSCSLAAATAPPPPIPQNRRPRVREVSSRFMSPLISSSSSASSNSSAATPTHADHQRPKSAYRRHPHQQSLHEPLSSRPAEDENIPDIMRNSTGSQILSKAALLSTVQRKQQKAKVLKENGGARLEQQQVVDVPQSKRVSSRPDTPNVTGADRIVPSRYRQTPQTLHRPSPNHGAGGGGALVSAAAKLLQEATSAPGSPRSVSNDSDTDDKVIGPRKLSKVSTAKDDADSSDNESIHGKSYPNSPVCVSSKMRTQSGMRSSLPEVDRWLLERNCNSVAKSSGDCDSHKLTIPTCARSLNLTRSSSDLPYTSSPWISLKASDMPGTAPCRSSVKNLCLPPQPTSTKLGLDAKKGRKVPNQQEDVHSLKLLHNHYLQWRYANAKAEVSMQSQTLESERKLYSLGCKIKDLRDTVSRKRNELEILQRIKTISTILETQLPYLEEWSSIENEYSTSLSEAASALQNSSLRLPVSGVRVDVKELAESFNSATKVMETVAFHIQSFVPKAEEIDSLISGLARVSGGERSLIEECGDLLLKVHASQIIECSLKGHMVQLHRTNYKPLGMM from the exons ATGGCCGAGGCAGTCAGCGAAGCAGGCGATTCGTGTTCACTGGCGGCGGCGACAGCTCCTCCGCCGCCGATTCCTCAGAACCGACGGCCGAGGGTTAGAGAGGTCAGTTCGAGGTTTATGTCTCCTCTAATCTCGTCCTCCTCATCAGCATCTTCGAATTCCTCCGCCGCAACTCCTACTCACGCCGATCATCAACGACCGAAGTCTGCGTACAGGCGACACCCTCATCAGCAGTCCCTTCACGAACCATTGTCCTCCCGTCCCGCGGAGGATGAGAACATTCCGGATATTATGCGCAACTCTACTG GATCGCAAATCCTTAGTAAGGCAGCCTTACTGTCAACTGTTCAGAGGAAGCAGCAGAAAGCAAAGGTTTTGAAGGAAAATGGTGGTGCTAGATTGGAGCAACAACAGGTTGTTGATGTCCCCCAATCCAAAAGGGTGTCTTCAAGGCCTGATACACCAAATGTGACCGGTGCTGATAGGATTGTTCCATCTAGATATCGACAAACTCCCCAGACTCTTCATCGTCCGAGTCCAAACCATGGTGCTGGAGGTGGTGGTGCACTTGTCAGTGCTGCTGCTAAACTGTTGCAGGAGGCCACTTCAGCTCCTGGAAGTCCTCGTTCAGTGAGTAATGATTCTGATACAGATGACAAAGTAATTGGCCCTAGAAAGCTTTCGAAAGTGTCAACAGCAAAAGATGATGCAGATTCTTCTGACAATGAGTCTATACACGGAAAATCGTACCCAAATTCTCCTGTTTGTGTCAGTAGTAAGATGCGGACTCAGTCAGGTATGAGGTCTTCCCTGCCTGAGGTTGATAGATGGCTTTTGGAGAGAAACTGCAACAGTGTGGCTAAAAGCAGTGGTGATTGTGATTCTCATAAGTTAACAATTCCCACATGTGCTCGTTCACTGAACTTGACGAGATCAAGCAGTGACCTTCCCTATACTTCATCCCCCTGGATTTCTCTGAAAGCCAGTGACATGCCTGGAACTGCTCCCTGTAGATCATCTGTAAAGAACCTTTGTCTTCCTCCACAACCAACATCCACAAAGTTGGGATTGGATGCTAAGAAAGGAAGAAAGGTTCCTAATCAACAAGAAGATGTGCATTCCCTAAAGTTGCTCCATAACCATTACCTGCAGTGGCGGTATGCAAATGCCAAGGCGGAGGTGTCTATGCAGTCTCAAACTCTGGAATCTGAGAGAAAACTCTATTCCCTTGGATGCAAGATAAAAGATTTGCGTGATACTGTAAGCAGAAAACGCAATGAGCTTGAGATATTGCAAAGAATAAAAACTATATCCACCATTCTTGAAACTCAATTGCCATATCTTGAGGAATGGTCCTCCATAGAAAACGAGTATTCAACTTCTTTATCTGAAGCAGCAAGTGCATTGCAGAATTCCTCTCTCCGGTTACCAGTCAGTGGAGTTCGGGTTGACGTAAAAGAACTAGCTGAGTCCTTTAATTCAGCTACTAAAGTGATGGAAACAGTAGCATTCCATATACAGAGTTTTGTACCAAAGGCAGAAGAAATAGATTCTTTAATCTCTGGATTGGCTAGGGTGAGTGGTGGTGAGAGATCTCTCATTGAGGAGTGTGGAGATTTACTACTTAAAGTACACGCTTCACAGATCATAGAGTGCAGCTTGAAGGGGCATATGGTTCAGCTCCATCGAACCAACTATAAACCCCTGGGAATGATGTAA